The Pseudomonadota bacterium genome has a segment encoding these proteins:
- a CDS encoding chemotaxis protein CheR, whose translation MAFTFFFRDIQILDLAVRHVIPYAMGRSRIKVWDAGCAMGPEPYSLAIILAENMGHFSFKNLTLYATDIDEQDTFGTIIKNGIYPEDELKRIPEEIFKNYFAPNGKPGYFQIASAIKERIVFQKHNLLSFQPIGNDFSLIMCKNVLLHFQQDERVKVMRMFHESLAPGGYFASEQTQKMPQELNHLFDQVASDGQIYKKK comes from the coding sequence ATGGCATTTACATTCTTTTTTCGCGACATACAGATACTTGACCTTGCCGTAAGGCACGTTATCCCCTATGCCATGGGCAGAAGCCGCATCAAGGTCTGGGATGCGGGATGCGCCATGGGACCCGAGCCATACTCCCTTGCAATTATACTTGCTGAAAACATGGGCCATTTTTCATTCAAAAACCTCACTCTCTACGCAACGGATATTGATGAACAGGATACATTCGGGACTATCATAAAGAACGGCATTTATCCGGAAGATGAACTCAAGAGGATTCCCGAAGAGATATTCAAAAATTATTTTGCACCGAACGGCAAGCCCGGCTATTTCCAGATTGCAAGCGCCATAAAGGAGAGAATTGTATTTCAGAAACACAACCTCCTGTCTTTTCAACCCATCGGCAACGATTTCAGCCTTATCATGTGCAAGAATGTCCTCCTTCACTTCCAGCAGGATGAGCGTGTCAAGGTAATGCGGATGTTCCATGAATCCCTTGCGCCCGGAGGGTATTTTGCTTCCGAACAAACCCAGAAGATGCCCCAGGAACTGAACCATCTGTTCGACCAGGTAGCCTCTGATGGACAGATATATAAGAAGAAATAA
- a CDS encoding chemotaxis protein CheA has protein sequence MIDAHREAFKEEAYELLAELETSLLELEESPDDNDIIGRVFRAMHTIKGSGAMFGFEDIASFTHEIETVYDKVRDGKIPVTLELINLTLTAKDQIRELLTTSPGEAPAELAVTVSAFHRLASGGESTTSPTKPSPSIGVSPPAYSNNDGESVIYRICFTPAPGIFFTGTSPLRLLDELRSLGECQVISHADRIPVLEDINPEHCYTSWDIILSTDRGIDAIRDIFIFMEDDCELKIDVIDSKSASPFDETYKKLGEILIERGDIQEEQLEEVLQEKKYIGEILVEKGLVTPDRIESALMEQQQIRKLKEKTQAKEETSSIRVPADKLDILVNLVGEMVTVQARLTQTALAFAGAELISIAEEVERLTSELRDNTLNIRMLPIGTTFGRFKRLVRDLSQELGKEIELTTEGAETELDKTVIEKLNDPMVHLIRNCIDHGIETPDIRISQGKPRAGTIHLTAAHSGGNVVLQIKDDGKGLDGDTIRAKAIEKGLVSQGSELSEKELQRLIFAPGFSTAQTVTSVSGRGVGMDVVKRAIETLRGSIDIHSEKGKGTTVTVKLPLTLAIVEGLLVNIGEDHFVLPLSIVEECVELTREDIRKSHGRNIAHVRGEIVPYINLRKEFNIKGEPPAVEQIVITGANGERIGFVVDNVIGEHQTVIKNLGKLYSDIEGISGATILGNGSVALIVDVLKMIQNVGLSEAVFN, from the coding sequence ATGATAGATGCTCACAGAGAAGCATTTAAAGAAGAGGCTTATGAACTTCTTGCGGAGCTTGAGACGTCGCTCCTTGAACTGGAAGAAAGCCCCGATGACAATGACATTATCGGCAGGGTCTTCCGTGCCATGCATACCATCAAGGGCTCAGGCGCCATGTTCGGTTTTGAGGATATTGCCTCATTTACCCACGAGATAGAGACAGTTTACGACAAGGTGCGCGACGGGAAAATACCTGTCACCCTGGAGCTTATCAATCTCACTCTTACTGCAAAAGACCAGATACGAGAACTTTTAACAACCTCTCCGGGTGAAGCCCCTGCTGAGCTTGCGGTAACTGTTTCTGCATTCCACCGTTTAGCGTCAGGAGGAGAATCAACCACCTCCCCGACAAAGCCCTCTCCTTCTATCGGGGTTTCACCTCCTGCCTATTCAAATAATGATGGAGAATCTGTTATCTATCGCATCTGCTTTACCCCTGCCCCGGGAATTTTCTTCACAGGGACAAGCCCCCTGCGTTTACTCGATGAACTCCGTTCCCTGGGGGAATGCCAGGTAATATCACATGCAGACAGGATTCCCGTTCTGGAAGATATCAATCCCGAGCACTGTTATACCTCCTGGGACATCATCCTTTCCACTGATCGGGGGATCGATGCCATAAGGGATATTTTCATCTTCATGGAGGATGATTGTGAACTCAAGATAGATGTTATTGACAGTAAATCCGCCTCGCCCTTTGATGAAACATATAAGAAGCTTGGCGAAATCCTCATTGAACGGGGCGATATACAGGAAGAACAATTGGAGGAGGTGCTCCAGGAAAAAAAGTATATCGGTGAAATACTTGTTGAAAAGGGACTTGTCACGCCTGACAGGATAGAATCAGCCCTTATGGAACAGCAGCAGATACGAAAGTTGAAAGAAAAGACCCAGGCAAAGGAAGAGACTTCCAGTATACGGGTGCCTGCAGACAAACTCGACATCCTGGTAAACCTTGTAGGTGAAATGGTAACCGTTCAGGCAAGGCTTACCCAGACAGCCTTGGCTTTTGCTGGCGCTGAGCTTATCTCTATTGCAGAAGAAGTAGAGAGGTTGACGTCGGAACTGAGAGACAATACCCTGAATATCCGTATGCTTCCCATAGGAACCACCTTCGGAAGATTCAAAAGGTTAGTGAGGGATTTATCACAGGAACTTGGTAAGGAGATTGAGCTTACTACGGAGGGCGCAGAGACGGAATTGGATAAGACGGTCATTGAAAAATTAAATGACCCCATGGTCCATCTCATCAGAAACTGCATAGACCACGGCATAGAAACCCCTGATATACGGATTTCACAGGGAAAGCCGAGAGCGGGCACTATTCACCTGACTGCCGCCCATTCAGGCGGAAACGTGGTGCTTCAGATAAAAGATGACGGCAAAGGATTGGATGGAGACACCATACGGGCCAAAGCGATTGAAAAGGGCCTCGTTTCTCAGGGGAGCGAGCTCTCTGAAAAGGAGCTGCAACGTCTCATTTTTGCACCGGGATTCTCCACGGCACAGACCGTGACAAGTGTGTCCGGAAGGGGAGTAGGCATGGATGTGGTGAAGAGGGCAATAGAAACATTACGTGGTTCCATTGATATACATAGCGAGAAGGGCAAAGGTACAACCGTTACTGTGAAGTTGCCTCTTACGCTGGCTATAGTGGAAGGACTCCTTGTCAATATCGGAGAAGACCATTTTGTACTTCCGCTCTCCATTGTTGAGGAGTGTGTGGAGCTTACCCGTGAGGATATACGGAAATCACACGGAAGGAATATTGCCCATGTCCGTGGAGAGATCGTTCCATACATCAACCTTAGAAAAGAATTCAATATCAAAGGCGAACCCCCTGCCGTGGAACAAATTGTTATTACCGGCGCCAACGGAGAGCGGATCGGCTTTGTTGTTGATAATGTTATTGGGGAGCACCAGACGGTAATCAAGAACCTCGGGAAGCTTTACAGTGATATAGAAGGCATATCCGGCGCAACCATACTGGGCAACGGGAGTGTGGCGCTTATTGTGGATGTTCTGAAGATGATACAAAATGTCGGGCTTTCAGAGGCGGTGTTTAATTGA
- a CDS encoding STAS domain-containing protein, whose translation MEVHDNGKHVRLVGAMTIECALEAKSLLLELLANRDYLSLNIEEVSEADLSCLQLLCALHKSAMQAGKIVTLNYSRASVITEILLQAGCVRHTGCAGNEKCFWSEASHE comes from the coding sequence ATGGAAGTACACGATAATGGAAAGCACGTAAGGCTCGTTGGTGCAATGACAATCGAATGTGCCCTGGAGGCAAAGTCGCTTCTGCTGGAGTTGCTTGCAAATAGAGACTACCTTTCCCTTAATATAGAGGAGGTTTCAGAGGCTGACCTCTCATGTCTCCAGCTTCTCTGTGCATTACACAAAAGTGCCATGCAGGCAGGGAAAATAGTCACCCTGAACTATAGCCGTGCCTCTGTTATCACAGAGATTCTCCTGCAGGCAGGATGTGTCCGTCATACGGGGTGTGCCGGCAACGAGAAATGTTTCTGGTCGGAGGCATCCCATGAGTAA
- a CDS encoding MBL fold metallo-hydrolase — MKVIPLRGDNRIYSCNSYLVLGSWNTMQDINTLVDVGTDGSIIEEIETINTGVGKKPVEQVVITHNHFDHAGGIREIKSRYNTKIYAYKDSEGVDEVLKDGQIISMGDREFEVIHTPGHSSDSVCLYCEKEKALFSGDTPVRIMTVGGSYSVEFISAFEKITRRNIHTIYPGHETPIMERAREMMTTTLKNMKSSMALQCF; from the coding sequence ATGAAAGTCATACCCCTGAGAGGCGATAACCGTATTTATTCCTGCAATTCCTATCTGGTGCTTGGAAGCTGGAATACCATGCAGGATATCAATACCCTGGTGGATGTTGGAACCGACGGATCTATTATTGAAGAGATCGAGACAATAAACACCGGCGTAGGAAAAAAGCCGGTCGAACAGGTCGTAATTACCCATAACCATTTCGACCATGCAGGAGGTATAAGGGAGATAAAATCGAGATATAACACGAAGATATACGCCTATAAGGATTCTGAAGGTGTAGATGAAGTTCTGAAAGACGGTCAGATTATCAGCATGGGTGACCGGGAGTTCGAGGTAATACATACGCCGGGTCATTCCAGCGACTCCGTATGCCTCTACTGCGAGAAAGAAAAGGCGCTCTTTTCGGGCGATACGCCGGTCCGGATCATGACCGTAGGCGGTTCATATTCTGTAGAGTTTATCAGCGCCTTTGAGAAGATTACGAGAAGAAACATTCATACTATCTATCCGGGTCACGAAACACCAATCATGGAAAGGGCGCGTGAGATGATGACAACAACGCTGAAAAACATGAAAAGCAGCATGGCATTGCAATGCTTTTAA
- a CDS encoding response regulator: protein MSKRILAVDDSASIRQMVTFTLKGAGYEVVEAVDGKDALSKLNGDPVHMVITDLNMPNLDGIGLVKGLRANPAYKFIPIILLTTESQESKKMEGKQAGATGWIVKPFKPEQLVAVIKKVLG from the coding sequence ATGAGTAAAAGGATTCTCGCAGTAGATGATTCTGCAAGTATCAGGCAGATGGTGACATTCACCCTGAAAGGGGCAGGATATGAGGTTGTTGAAGCAGTAGACGGCAAAGATGCCTTATCCAAGCTAAACGGCGACCCTGTTCATATGGTGATTACAGACCTCAATATGCCCAATCTCGACGGCATAGGTCTGGTAAAAGGGTTAAGGGCAAATCCGGCATATAAGTTTATTCCCATTATTCTGCTCACAACTGAATCCCAGGAATCTAAAAAGATGGAAGGCAAACAGGCAGGCGCCACAGGATGGATAGTAAAACCATTTAAACCTGAACAGCTTGTTGCTGTCATAAAGAAGGTGCTTGGATGA
- a CDS encoding response regulator has product MKKRVLIVDDEATILPESRKLIQDHGTAIDVAETMEEALTLLNMREYEFVIVGLKFTNSLGEKELQILKRIKENNAMTGIVLLTGYGDSKVTEEALSIGAAYYYEKCVSTKVLRDVMKGLN; this is encoded by the coding sequence ATGAAAAAACGTGTACTCATTGTTGATGATGAAGCAACCATCCTGCCTGAGTCAAGAAAACTGATACAGGACCATGGAACTGCAATCGATGTTGCAGAGACGATGGAAGAGGCTCTAACATTGCTGAACATGCGGGAGTACGAATTTGTGATAGTAGGGCTTAAGTTTACGAATTCTCTGGGCGAAAAAGAACTCCAAATCCTGAAGCGTATCAAGGAAAACAACGCAATGACGGGCATAGTGCTCCTGACAGGATATGGAGACTCCAAGGTGACAGAGGAAGCCCTTTCTATAGGGGCAGCATATTACTATGAAAAATGTGTCTCCACGAAGGTACTCCGGGATGTGATGAAAGGTTTAAATTAG